One part of the Bacillus sp. FJAT-45350 genome encodes these proteins:
- a CDS encoding metal ABC transporter ATP-binding protein, with protein MTNHSVEINNLAVYYYDEKALDISSLSLPNQELIGIIGPNGAGKSTFIKSVMGIIPTKSGEMKIFSNSIKKSRKRISYVPQRSNIDMDFPVLVEDVVVMGRYPHLSWWRRPGNNDREIARNCLEKVGMLDFSKRQIGELSGGQQQRVFLARALAQESDLFFLDEPFAGIDMTSEKIIINILKDLKKQGKTLLVVHHDLNKVKDYFDSLIIINKELIDYGKTDEVFHMKNLEKAYKGKVTFVSNDGETMVVGG; from the coding sequence ATGACAAATCATAGTGTGGAGATTAACAATTTAGCAGTTTACTATTATGATGAAAAAGCACTTGATATTAGCTCCTTATCATTACCTAATCAAGAATTAATAGGAATTATTGGACCAAACGGTGCAGGGAAATCGACATTTATAAAGTCAGTTATGGGGATTATTCCTACTAAAAGTGGAGAAATGAAAATCTTTAGTAATTCTATAAAAAAATCTAGAAAGAGAATTTCATATGTACCACAGCGTAGTAACATAGATATGGATTTTCCTGTTTTGGTAGAGGACGTTGTTGTTATGGGAAGGTACCCACATTTATCTTGGTGGAGACGCCCTGGAAACAACGACCGTGAAATCGCACGTAATTGTTTAGAGAAAGTAGGAATGCTCGACTTTAGTAAAAGGCAAATAGGTGAATTATCAGGAGGACAGCAACAGCGCGTGTTTTTAGCAAGAGCGCTAGCACAAGAGTCAGATTTATTCTTCTTAGATGAACCATTTGCGGGTATTGATATGACCTCTGAAAAAATCATTATTAACATATTAAAAGACTTAAAAAAGCAAGGGAAAACGTTACTTGTTGTACACCATGATTTAAATAAAGTGAAGGATTACTTTGATAGTCTCATTATTATAAACAAAGAGCTTATTGATTATGGAAAAACTGATGAGGTTTTTCATATGAAAAACCTTGAAAAAGCCTATAAGGGAAAAGTGACATTTGTCTCTAATGATGGTGAAACAATGGTGGTGGGTGGCTAA
- a CDS encoding metal ABC transporter substrate-binding protein produces MLKRMLTMISVVAVLGFLMAACGSEETSNEGTTNEDANTNNEEVVTEVSNEGLEITTSFSVLGDIISQVVGDRGTVEYIVPIGEEPHEYEPIPSDFKKLSDADVFYVNGLDLEEWLERVVSNVSDTDIVTVSDGVTPIPLVGDDENDPHAWLSPKNVIIYVENIVSDLIERDPDGEATYRENADAYIAELEELDAWIEEQVQQIPEEQRVIVVTENAFKYFGESYGFETEGVWEINSSEEGTPQQISRIVELVEERNVHAVFVESTVDKRYMETVANEAGIPIAGEVYTDAVGAAGSGAETYIEMTKRNVEVFVAGLAR; encoded by the coding sequence ATGTTGAAAAGAATGTTAACAATGATTAGTGTAGTGGCAGTTTTAGGATTTCTAATGGCTGCGTGCGGTTCTGAGGAAACATCAAATGAAGGAACAACTAACGAAGATGCAAACACAAACAATGAAGAAGTGGTTACTGAGGTAAGTAATGAAGGTCTAGAGATTACTACGAGTTTTTCAGTTTTAGGGGATATCATTTCACAAGTAGTTGGTGACCGTGGAACAGTTGAGTATATAGTACCAATTGGAGAAGAACCACATGAATATGAGCCGATTCCTAGTGACTTTAAAAAGCTAAGTGACGCAGATGTATTCTATGTAAATGGTTTAGATTTGGAGGAATGGTTAGAGAGAGTCGTATCAAATGTTTCAGACACCGATATCGTAACTGTTTCTGATGGAGTGACACCAATCCCGCTAGTTGGTGATGATGAGAACGATCCTCATGCTTGGTTAAGTCCTAAGAATGTAATAATCTATGTAGAAAACATTGTAAGTGACCTAATAGAAAGAGATCCTGATGGTGAAGCAACATACCGTGAAAATGCAGATGCATATATTGCGGAATTAGAAGAACTAGATGCTTGGATTGAAGAGCAAGTACAACAAATTCCAGAAGAGCAACGTGTCATTGTTGTAACAGAAAATGCATTTAAGTACTTTGGAGAAAGCTATGGTTTTGAAACAGAAGGTGTATGGGAAATTAATTCAAGTGAAGAGGGTACACCTCAACAAATATCACGTATTGTAGAGTTAGTAGAAGAACGTAACGTTCATGCGGTATTTGTAGAGTCAACTGTAGACAAACGCTATATGGAGACTGTAGCAAATGAAGCAGGAATTCCAATTGCAGGGGAAGTCTATACGGATGCGGTAGGTGCTGCGGGAAGTGGTGCTGAGACGTATATTGAAATGACAAAGCGTAATGTAGAAGTGTTTGTTGCAGGATTAGCCCGATAA
- a CDS encoding DUF2325 domain-containing protein translates to MSSLLIVGADHLGKIPSKLEGIGFREIIHINGRKVQQVKKEIPNHIDLILVLTDYINHNLSTVLKKKASEQEIPICYAKRSWCSIYQAIGKCEQHQCASRNNCSKYNMNC, encoded by the coding sequence ATGTCATCATTACTTATTGTTGGAGCGGATCACTTAGGGAAAATCCCAAGTAAATTAGAGGGGATCGGTTTTCGGGAAATTATACATATCAATGGTAGAAAGGTACAGCAAGTTAAGAAGGAAATTCCGAATCATATTGATTTAATTTTAGTATTAACGGATTACATTAATCATAATTTATCGACAGTATTAAAAAAGAAAGCGAGTGAACAAGAGATTCCTATTTGTTACGCTAAGCGTTCATGGTGTTCAATCTATCAGGCAATAGGAAAGTGTGAACAGCATCAATGTGCTTCTAGAAATAACTGTAGTAAATACAACATGAATTGTTAG
- a CDS encoding IS1182 family transposase translates to MIQHQQVNLSPYMAIYDIVVPKDNVLRKINDLVDFSFVYEELVDKYCLDNGRNAIHPIRMFKYLLLKCIHNVSDVDIVERSKYDMSFKYFLDMAPEDPVIEPSSLTKFRKLRLKDVNLLDMLINKTVEIAIEKEIIKSKSIIVDATHTQSRYNQKSAKEVLVDRSKNLRKTIYQVDETMKSKFPTKTTSDVLEDQIEYCEKLIKVIEKEEVICEFPKVKEKLNLLKETVADDIEHLQLSKDEDAKTGHKTVDSSFFGYKTHIALSEERIITAAVVTTGEKNDGKQLETLIEKSMEAGMEVDTVIGDAAYSEKGNIEYTKTNEMKLIAKLNPVVTQGNRKKEDEFEFNKDASMYVCKAGHMAIRKARTGKKGVATNQTHTYYFNVEKCKVCPIKEGCYKDGAKSKTYSVSIKSNIHKEQIAFQESDYFKEKSKERYKIEAKNSELKHRHGYDVASSSGLIGMELQGAMSIFTVNLKRILKLIG, encoded by the coding sequence TTGATTCAACATCAACAAGTAAATTTAAGTCCTTATATGGCGATTTATGACATAGTCGTACCGAAAGATAATGTTTTGAGAAAAATAAATGACTTAGTCGATTTTTCTTTTGTATATGAAGAATTAGTAGATAAATATTGCCTTGATAATGGGCGTAATGCGATCCATCCTATTCGCATGTTCAAATACTTATTATTAAAATGTATCCACAACGTATCCGATGTTGATATTGTCGAACGCTCAAAATATGATATGTCATTCAAATATTTTTTAGATATGGCGCCAGAAGATCCAGTTATTGAGCCAAGTTCCTTAACGAAGTTTCGAAAACTGCGATTAAAGGATGTAAATTTATTAGACATGCTAATCAATAAAACGGTTGAGATCGCAATCGAAAAAGAAATTATAAAAAGCAAATCTATTATTGTAGATGCTACCCATACCCAGTCTCGTTACAATCAAAAATCAGCCAAAGAAGTGCTGGTTGATCGGTCTAAAAACCTAAGAAAGACGATTTATCAAGTAGATGAAACAATGAAAAGTAAATTTCCAACCAAGACAACATCAGATGTATTAGAAGATCAAATTGAATACTGTGAAAAGCTGATTAAAGTCATTGAAAAAGAAGAGGTTATTTGTGAATTCCCCAAAGTAAAAGAAAAATTAAACCTGCTTAAAGAAACTGTGGCTGATGATATTGAACATCTACAATTATCCAAAGATGAAGACGCAAAAACAGGACATAAAACAGTGGACTCCTCATTCTTTGGTTACAAAACACACATAGCCTTAAGCGAAGAAAGAATTATTACTGCGGCTGTTGTTACAACTGGAGAAAAGAATGACGGAAAGCAATTAGAAACCTTAATTGAAAAAAGTATGGAAGCTGGTATGGAAGTTGATACTGTGATTGGTGATGCCGCCTATTCAGAAAAAGGGAATATTGAATATACAAAAACAAACGAAATGAAGTTAATAGCTAAACTCAACCCTGTTGTCACACAAGGTAACCGAAAAAAAGAAGACGAATTTGAGTTTAATAAAGATGCTAGTATGTATGTTTGTAAGGCTGGACATATGGCTATTAGGAAAGCACGAACTGGAAAAAAAGGTGTAGCCACAAATCAAACACACACATATTACTTTAATGTAGAAAAATGTAAGGTATGTCCTATAAAAGAAGGATGTTATAAAGATGGAGCTAAAAGTAAGACTTATTCTGTGAGCATTAAATCGAATATACACAAAGAACAAATAGCCTTTCAAGAAAGCGATTATTTTAAAGAAAAATCAAAAGAAAGATATAAAATTGAAGCAAAAAACAGTGAATTAAAACACCGACACGGGTATGATGTAGCATCATCTTCGGGTCTTATTGGCATGGAACTACAAGGAGCTATGTCGATATTTACAGTTAATTTGAAAAGGATTTTGAAGTTAATAGGTTAA
- a CDS encoding ATP-binding protein yields MNLLRIVFVTIMSIFCLVTAFFITRNVYFILVSRNRTEIELKHAKEEAEQANQAKSQFLARMSHEIRTPMNAILGVEELLSDLPQSSDEKKYLHMLRRNGEHLLKLINDVLDFSKMEANETKVLTEPLDLYKLIEETVDMFKLTVKNKDVTITHHIDNDVPKKIVGDQNRLIQVLINLIGNAVKFTHEGSIDINVSVNGTILHFSVIDTGVGIPEDQLENIFDSFKQVDTSNSREYGGTGLGLTISKELVKLMEGDIFVQSEVGKGSCFTFTIPVRLAESTKTTETQVTETSFLLNETAAANISEKKVLIVDDSVDNLTLIKAFLKKEAIQLTTAENGLEAFELVKKNKYDLVFMDIQMPIMDGFESLLKIREMEKEEGREQTPIIACTAHALESDKQQCLSLGFNGYVSKPLKKQVLKETIEKY; encoded by the coding sequence TTGAATTTACTTCGTATCGTCTTTGTAACTATTATGAGTATTTTTTGTTTAGTAACTGCTTTTTTCATTACGCGTAATGTTTACTTTATTTTAGTTTCAAGAAATAGAACAGAAATTGAATTAAAGCATGCAAAAGAAGAGGCGGAACAAGCTAATCAAGCAAAAAGTCAATTTTTAGCACGTATGAGCCATGAAATTCGAACACCGATGAATGCGATACTAGGAGTGGAGGAGTTATTATCTGATTTACCCCAATCTAGTGATGAGAAAAAATACTTGCATATGTTAAGGAGAAATGGAGAACATTTACTAAAGTTAATAAATGATGTCTTAGACTTTTCCAAAATGGAAGCTAATGAAACGAAGGTCTTAACAGAGCCTTTAGATCTTTATAAGCTAATTGAAGAAACTGTCGATATGTTTAAACTGACTGTTAAAAATAAAGACGTAACCATTACACATCATATTGATAACGATGTTCCTAAAAAAATAGTAGGAGATCAAAATCGTTTAATCCAAGTGTTAATTAACTTAATTGGTAATGCTGTCAAGTTTACACATGAAGGATCCATTGATATTAACGTATCTGTTAACGGAACTATTCTACATTTCTCAGTAATCGATACAGGCGTCGGTATTCCTGAGGACCAATTGGAAAACATTTTTGATTCCTTTAAACAGGTCGATACATCAAATAGTCGAGAATATGGTGGGACAGGTTTAGGTTTAACGATTTCAAAGGAACTTGTTAAGTTAATGGAAGGTGACATATTTGTACAAAGTGAGGTAGGAAAAGGTAGCTGTTTTACTTTTACAATTCCAGTAAGACTTGCAGAGAGTACTAAAACAACAGAGACGCAGGTTACCGAAACATCTTTTCTTCTTAATGAAACTGCAGCTGCTAACATTTCAGAAAAGAAAGTTCTCATTGTTGATGATTCAGTCGATAATCTTACACTAATAAAAGCGTTTCTAAAAAAGGAAGCTATACAATTAACGACCGCAGAAAATGGTTTAGAAGCCTTTGAATTAGTAAAGAAAAATAAATATGATCTTGTGTTCATGGACATCCAAATGCCAATAATGGATGGGTTTGAAAGTCTATTAAAAATACGTGAAATGGAGAAAGAAGAAGGTAGGGAGCAGACACCGATTATTGCCTGTACCGCACATGCCCTTGAATCAGATAAGCAACAATGTCTATCTCTAGGATTTAACGGTTATGTAAGTAAACCACTTAAGAAGCAAGTGTTAAAAGAAACAATAGAAAAGTATTAG